The DNA region GTTCGCATCGCGCGCGGCATTCTGCCGCTGATGGCTTTGAGCATGTGCGTTTTTCTGCCCTTGTTGGCTCCGACGGTCAATACTGCTTTTTTTAGCGCCATAGGAGCGAATGAAGCCCTCTGGCCGATGATTCATGCCTTTATCATTTGGCTGATTCCCGGGTTCTTCGTTATGGGCTATGTGATGACAGCGGAAGCGTTCTTTATGGCTCGCGGCGATACATTGACGCCGATGAAAGCGATGGCCCTTGGCAATATAGTTAATATGGGGCTGGATCCGATCTTGATTTTTTCCTGCAATCTGGGCGTAGCCGGAGCGTCGTTAGCTACGCTTTTTGGACAAATTGTGGCAGGCGTTTACTTGTATCGGGCGCTGCGGCATTACGACTATGAATTGCCGCAGCTATGCTGGGCTGCCGGTATGCTAGGCGAATGGAAGCGGATTTTAGGACAGGGTGTTTATATTGCCATGTCCTATATAATTATTCCGGTAGGCCTATTTTTGCTTAATGCAGTGCTGGCGCAGTTTGGCCCTGCGGCGCTGGCCGCCTGGAATATGATGTCACGTTTGGAAATGCTGGTCATGCTGCCGATCATGGGACTGGGGAACGCGATGGCTACGATGATCAGCTTTAATCTTGGGCGAAGAGAATATGAACGAGTGCGTGGCTGTGTGCGTTCTTTTTTTAAGATTTCCTTGGCTGTAGCCATGCCGGTTATGCTGTTATTTGTGCTGTTGCCGGAGACGGTGCTGGCTTTGTTTCAACCGACGCCGGAACTTCTCAGGCTAGGCTCCTATGCGCTAAGAGCGTCCGGCGTGGCTGGCGTATTTATGACGGTAGTTTTCGCTTTGCTGGGCGTAGCGCAGGGGTTGAAGCGTCCGGTGTATATGATGGCGGTGTCAGCTACGCATGCCTTGGGCGTCCGCGTGCCCATGGCTTATTTTCTCGCTGCTTTTTGGGGCGAAACCGGCGTGTTTTGGAGTCACACGGCGGCTGCGTTTACGGCGGCAATTCTGGCGGGTTTTTTAATTGCCAAGCTGCTTAGCAGTATAGAGCGGTTGCCTAAGGAGGTATAGAATGTATTTGGGAAAAGTCATTGCTTTAGTGTTAGGTTTGTGGCTGACGGCGGCCGCACCTGCTTGGGCCCAAGAATCTTGCGTATTAATTCAAGGGGCTATGGATATGGAGGTTCGCACCTTAGTAGAACAACTGGAGGAGCCGCAAACCGTAGTGCTTGCCGGCTGGACCTATTGGCAGGGACATATTGGCTCTCAAAAGGTAGTGGTTTCGCAAACTAAGGTGGGGACTACCAATGCCGCAGCGGCGACATTGCTGGGGATTCAGCGGTTTTCCCCTACGGTGATTGTCAATCAGGGGACGGCTGGAGGCTATCCGGCTTGGCTGCATAAGGGGGATTTGATTATTGGAGAAACCATTACCAATGCGGGAGCCGTTAATGTGGCCAGACGGGAGGCTGGACAGGGGATTGAAGTGCGCGAATGGACGGTGCGCGATGAATTTGGTCCGGTTCGCTGGCAAAGCGATGCTCGCTTGGTACGCTTGGCAGAGGTTTTAAGCAAAGATTATACCCAAGGGCGGGTACATAAAGGAACAATTTTTTCCAGTGACCGCTGGTCGCGGGAGCTGGATTATATAGCGTATTGGCAAAAGAAAGAAAATGCCTTGGGGGAAGAAATGGAAGCCGCGGCTAGTGCGCAGATTGCGGCGGCGTATCAAATCCCATATCTTTGCGTGCGGGTTGTTTCCAACAATGAAGCTGCCCGGGAGCCCTGGGAGCCGGTGGAAGCCGAGCGCTTAGCGAGCGGCTGCCAAGAGTACATTTTTAAATTGGTGGCAGCTTTGCAAAATCGCTGACGATTCGCAGCGATTTAACGAATATGCTATGATAAAAGAAAAAATGAGTGGAAAGAGGGGCTAAACATGCTTCCTGTTGAACAACTGCAAGAAATCATTTCGGCATCGAATAATATTGTCTTCTTTGGCGGCGCGGGGGTTTCTACGGAGAGCGGCATTCCGGATTTTCGCAGCGTAGACGGTTTATACAATCAGCGCTATAAATATCCGCCGGAGGTTATGCTCAGCTATACCTTCTATCGGGAGCATACAGCAGAGTTTTATGATTTTTATCGGGAAAAGCTGCTTTGTCCTACGGCTAAACCGAATGCCGCTCACTTCAAACTGGCGGAGTTAGAGGCTGCGGGAAAATTGAAGGCGGTCATTACGCAGAATATTGATGGTTTGCATCAAATGGCCGGCAGTAAGACCGTGCTGGAGCTGCACGGCTCGGTAAAGCGAAACTATTGTCAAAACTGTCATGCCTTTTACGATGATGCGTTTATTCTGCAAAGTACGGGCGTTCCTACATGCGAATGCGGCGGCGTGATTAAGCCGGATGTGGTTCTCTATGAGGAAGGCTTGGCGCAGGAAACCATGCAGCGTTCCATGGAATTTATCGCCAAAGCGGATGTGCTGATTGTAGGAGGCACTTCCTTAGTGGTGTATCCGGCAGCCGGGATGATCGACTACTACCGGGGACGCCAGTTGGTGCTAATCAATCGGGGCGCGACGCATTCGGATAAAAAGGCGAAGCTGTTGATTCAAGAGAGCATTGGAGAGGTATTAGGGCAGATTTCTCTTTCCTAAAAGGGGTGAAAGGAGAGCGGCAATGCGGCTCTTTGTTGCGATAGAACTTCCTGAAATGGTGCGGACAGCTCTTGGAAACGTGCAGCAGCAGGTGCGCAAGCAAACGATTAAGGGACGATTTTTTACCGAAAGCAATATGCATTTGACGCTGTGTTTTTTAGGCGAGACGAAGCCGGAACGGGTCCAGGAACTAATGCTGTTTTTGCAAGAAGCAGCCGCGTTAGGGAAGGCGTTTCCTTTGCATTTTGCTAGACAACTGCGCTACTTTGGAACGGAAAAACCGGCCAGAGTAGTTTGGGTTAGCTTACATGGGGAGCTGAAGCCGCTGCGAAAACTGCAACTTCTTGTTGCAAGAGCCGTAGAAAAGGCTGGCCTGCCCTTGGAAGAGCGTCCATATGTTCCACATATTACGTTGGCCCGTAATTGCGTATTTTCGGCCGAGGTGCTGTTGACGCAAGGGAAGATTCAACTTTCGATGCCAAGACCGCCCGAATTTGAAGTGTCAGGTTTTTCGCTAATGATAAGTGAACAGGTAGATGGAAAAAGGAGTTACCGAGCGCTGGACCGCTTTGTATTTCCTAAAGAATGTAAATGAAAACGAAGGCAAACCGGTAGAGAAACCGGCTTGCCTTCGTTTTACTTCTTCTGCTCTTCCTGCGTCTTGGGAGGGGCGAAACAGATATGCGTTTCCGGATCTGCTTTGGCAGCGTACATGGCCGAGTCGGCGCTCTGGATGATTTCATCGACGGCATTGCCGTTTTCAGGATAGGTGGCGATGCCAACGCTAGCGGATACTTGCAGCTGATGCCCTGCAAAGGAGCAAGGCTGTTCGATTAGCTGCAGCAGTGATTCCGCTAGTCCGGCTAGGCTGTCGCGGTCCTTAATTTCCGGCAATAAAACAACAAATTCATCGCCTCCTTGGCGGCAGACCGTATCAGATTTGCGGATGGCCTTTCGGAGTCGTTGGGCAATGGCGCAAAGCAAGGCGTCTCCAGCATCATGACCATAGTTGTCATTGATCGGTTTGAAACGATCTAAGTCGATGAAAATGATACCTAATTGTCGATGATAACGTCTGGCCAGAATTAAAGCCTGCGCTGCTTTTTCCAAAAACAGCACCCGATTTGGTAAGTTCGTGAGATAATCATGATGCGCTAAGTAGCGGATTCGTTCTTCCGCTTGGTGACGTTCCGTAATGTCGAGGAACATGCTGACATAATAAACAATCTCATTGTTTCTATCTAAAACTTGAGCGATGGATAGCATTTGAGGGTAAACTTCGCCATTTTTACGGCGGCTGACTACTTCACCTTCCCAATGGCCCTGTTGGTGGATAATTTTAAGCATATCGCGGTAAAAAGCGCTGTTTTGCTGACCCAGAAGGAGCATCATCTTTTTTTCACCAAGGACTTCGGCTAAAGTGTAACCGGAGATACGGATATAGGCGTTATTGGCGGAGACAATACGGTGTTGTGCGTCTGTTACCACGATGGCCACCGGGCTGGTGTCGAAAACCGTGTGAGCCAGGCGTAAAGAAGCTTCTTCACGGCGACGTTCGGTAATGTCTTCGACAACGATTACTACGCCGCTGGCTTTTCCTTCCTGATCTAAAAAAGCGCGGCTGGCTGCGCGATACCAGATTGTGGTTCCGTTGGGAAGTTGATGGCTACGTTCGGCGAAGACCGGTTGATAAGGGTGACGCAAAGCTTGCTCGAAATTTCGTTTGCTTTCTTCGCGCATGTTTGGGGCTAAGTAGAGGCAATAATCGGTGCCCAGCACTTCGGCAGGGGATCTTTGAAATAGATCAGCGACGCATTGGTTGGCATAGAGAATATTGCGCTGCGAGTCCAGTAATAAGAGGGAGAGTCCGGAACTGTCATAAATGGCGCGTAACAGAGATTCCTGGCAAGAAAGTTTTTCATTGGCCCTGTGGGCTTCGGCGAGGGCTTGGGTTAAGCGTCGATGCTCTCGCAGCAGAAAGAAACTAAGTAAGGTTAAAAGCAAAGCAAGCAAAATGCCTGTAAAGAGCAGCCAGTCGTCATTACAAAGATAAACAAAAGTTAAGGTGAAAAGGAAAACGAAAAAAAGAGCAAGGAAAAGAGAGTTGCGTTTAAACGGTATGGAAA from Anaeromusa acidaminophila DSM 3853 includes:
- a CDS encoding MATE family efflux transporter is translated as MKRIKIFSKVQEKADLASPEVGRTLVQLALPLMISLLFQNLYAFVDTVFVSWLGDVPLAAVSMVVPLMYVSLSMAKGISMGSIMLMSHARGGGAEEQAVRIARGILPLMALSMCVFLPLLAPTVNTAFFSAIGANEALWPMIHAFIIWLIPGFFVMGYVMTAEAFFMARGDTLTPMKAMALGNIVNMGLDPILIFSCNLGVAGASLATLFGQIVAGVYLYRALRHYDYELPQLCWAAGMLGEWKRILGQGVYIAMSYIIIPVGLFLLNAVLAQFGPAALAAWNMMSRLEMLVMLPIMGLGNAMATMISFNLGRREYERVRGCVRSFFKISLAVAMPVMLLFVLLPETVLALFQPTPELLRLGSYALRASGVAGVFMTVVFALLGVAQGLKRPVYMMAVSATHALGVRVPMAYFLAAFWGETGVFWSHTAAAFTAAILAGFLIAKLLSSIERLPKEV
- the mtnN gene encoding 5'-methylthioadenosine/S-adenosylhomocysteine nucleosidase gives rise to the protein MYLGKVIALVLGLWLTAAAPAWAQESCVLIQGAMDMEVRTLVEQLEEPQTVVLAGWTYWQGHIGSQKVVVSQTKVGTTNAAAATLLGIQRFSPTVIVNQGTAGGYPAWLHKGDLIIGETITNAGAVNVARREAGQGIEVREWTVRDEFGPVRWQSDARLVRLAEVLSKDYTQGRVHKGTIFSSDRWSRELDYIAYWQKKENALGEEMEAAASAQIAAAYQIPYLCVRVVSNNEAAREPWEPVEAERLASGCQEYIFKLVAALQNR
- a CDS encoding NAD-dependent protein deacylase gives rise to the protein MLPVEQLQEIISASNNIVFFGGAGVSTESGIPDFRSVDGLYNQRYKYPPEVMLSYTFYREHTAEFYDFYREKLLCPTAKPNAAHFKLAELEAAGKLKAVITQNIDGLHQMAGSKTVLELHGSVKRNYCQNCHAFYDDAFILQSTGVPTCECGGVIKPDVVLYEEGLAQETMQRSMEFIAKADVLIVGGTSLVVYPAAGMIDYYRGRQLVLINRGATHSDKKAKLLIQESIGEVLGQISLS
- the thpR gene encoding RNA 2',3'-cyclic phosphodiesterase, with protein sequence MRLFVAIELPEMVRTALGNVQQQVRKQTIKGRFFTESNMHLTLCFLGETKPERVQELMLFLQEAAALGKAFPLHFARQLRYFGTEKPARVVWVSLHGELKPLRKLQLLVARAVEKAGLPLEERPYVPHITLARNCVFSAEVLLTQGKIQLSMPRPPEFEVSGFSLMISEQVDGKRSYRALDRFVFPKECK
- a CDS encoding GGDEF domain-containing protein; the protein is MRYFSIPFKRNSLFLALFFVFLFTLTFVYLCNDDWLLFTGILLALLLTLLSFFLLREHRRLTQALAEAHRANEKLSCQESLLRAIYDSSGLSLLLLDSQRNILYANQCVADLFQRSPAEVLGTDYCLYLAPNMREESKRNFEQALRHPYQPVFAERSHQLPNGTTIWYRAASRAFLDQEGKASGVVIVVEDITERRREEASLRLAHTVFDTSPVAIVVTDAQHRIVSANNAYIRISGYTLAEVLGEKKMMLLLGQQNSAFYRDMLKIIHQQGHWEGEVVSRRKNGEVYPQMLSIAQVLDRNNEIVYYVSMFLDITERHQAEERIRYLAHHDYLTNLPNRVLFLEKAAQALILARRYHRQLGIIFIDLDRFKPINDNYGHDAGDALLCAIAQRLRKAIRKSDTVCRQGGDEFVVLLPEIKDRDSLAGLAESLLQLIEQPCSFAGHQLQVSASVGIATYPENGNAVDEIIQSADSAMYAAKADPETHICFAPPKTQEEQKK